In Sulfuriferula thiophila, the genomic stretch TTCATAATGTAATTCTGACTGGGTCACGAATACGCGATGCAACTTCGACTTCAACATGGTTCTTTGCATTAATTCGATACTCATCTGGGGGTGGAATAGCCGAGCATTATAAACCGAACCCCCCGGGTTTGCATGGCCAGCTTATGCCTCTTCGCTATCCTCATCATTGTCAGCAGCATCGGTGGCAAGTTCAGGATGGTCCTGTTCAATGATGCCACGTATCAGTTTAAACAAGGCGCGGCTGCTTTTCGGCGGCTGCTGCTGGCTGGCTTCCTTGCGTGCGTTACGGATCAGGTTGCGCAGTTGCTGTACGTCAGCGCTGGGATGGTCGGCAATAAATAGAGTGAGTGCGTTGTCATCTGCGATCAGGCGTGTGCGCCAGTGTTCCATCTGATGAAACACTGCGTTTTCATCACTGTGGTGATTGCGCCATTTTTCCAGTTGTTCGGCAATAGGCTGCGCATCGACAATGCGCATCAAGCGACCGATATATTGCTTCTGCCGGCTTAGTCCGCCGTGCGCAGTGATGCGTTTGGCGGCATCAATTGCGTCGCGCAGGGTTTCAGGCAAGTCGAGTTTGTCGAGCTTGCCTTTTGGTAGTGCTACCAGTTCTTCTCCCAGCTTCTGTAAAGCGGTCATCTGGCGTTTGATTTCGCTCTTGCTGATGACGGGGATTTCGTCTTCAAATTCTTCCATGGTGCTCTGATATAGCCTAAATGTTGCTATGATAACGGTTTTAGCCTTTCTTAGTCTGGAGTTTTCGTGTCTGATCAATTTAGCCATACTAAAAACGAGTTGCAATCCCTGGTGCAGGACATGCTGGATTACGCCAAACAGCAGGGCGCAAGCGCCAGTGCCGCTGAAGCGTCGGAGGGAATGGGGCAGTCGGTGACAGTGCGCAAAGGCGAAGTTGAAACCATAGAATACAACCGTGATAAAGGTATCGGCATAACGGTTTACATCGGCCAGCGTCGCGGCAATGCGTCTACTTCCGATTTCAGCAGACAGGCACTGCTGGATACGGTGGATAAAGCACTGACCATTGCACGTTATACCGCAGAAGATGAATTTGCTGGATTGCCGGATTCGGATCGCTTAGCAACTGAATTTCCTGAGCTGGATCTGTTCCACCCGTGGACGCAGTCGATTGAAGATGCAATTGCGATGGCGGGTGCGTGTGAAGCGGCGGCGCTGGCGGCGGATACACGTATCAGCAATTCGGAAGGCGGCAGCGTCAACACGCAGAATTCCCTGTTTGTGTACGGTAACAGTCTGGGCTTCTCTGCAGGTTATCCGACTTCGCGCCATGGCGTGAGCTGCGCGGTAATTGCGGAGTCCGAGCAGGGCATGCAGCGCGATTACTGGTACACATCGGCGCGGCGGGCGGAAGATTTGTTATCTGCAGAAGAAGTGGGACGCCGTGCCGGCGAGCGCACCGTGCGCCGCCTGGACGGACGTAAAGTGAAAACCTGCCAGGTGCCGGTGCTGTTTGAGGCACCGATAGCGGCTGGTTTAATATCGAGCTTTGTGTCGGCAACCAGCGGTAGCAGTCTGTACCGTAAATCTTCATTTTTACTGGATAGCCTCGGGCAGAGCATATTCCCCGAATGGCTGCAGATCAGTGAACGCCCGCATTTGCTGCGCGGCCTGGCGAGCAGCCCGTTTGATAACGAAGGCGTGGCAACGGTTGATCGGGAAGTCATCAAGGATGGCGTATTGCAAGGTTATTTCCTCGGCAGCTACAGCGCGCGAAAACTGGGTATGCAGACCACCGGCAACGCGGGCGGCAGTCATAATTTGCTGGTGAGCAGTACCGGCGAGGATTTTGCCGGATTGCTGAAGAAAATGGGCACCGGCTTACTGGTGACGGAGTTGCTCGGCCACGGCACCAATATGGTGACTGGCGATTACTCGCGTGGCGCGGCCGGCTTCTGGGTGGAAAATGGCGTGATTCAATATCCGGTGGAAGAAATTACCATCGCCGGTAATCTCAAGCAAATGTTCAAGGACATCGTCGCCATCGGTACGGATACGGAAACCCGTGGTTCCAAGCAGACCGGTTCTATCCTGATTGCACAGATGACCGTGGCCGGGGATTAATTGAACATGCAGGCTTTATGGCGAGTAGCGCAAGGCATTGACGCGCTGAATGAATGGGTGGGGCGCAGCATCAAGTGGCTGGTGCTGCTGGCAACGCTGATTTCGGCGGGTAACGCGCTGGTACGTTACGGCCTGGGTGAAAGCTCGAATGCAGGTCTGGAGATCCAGTGGTATTTGTTCGGTGCGCTGTTTTTATTGGGCGCCGGCTATACGCTGAAACATAACGGCCATGTGCGCATCGATTTCATTCATGGTCGTTTGTCGCCACGGGCGCAGGCATGGCTGGAAATCGTCGGCACTGTGCTGTTTCTATTGCCATTTGCGCTGCTGATTATCTGGTTCGGCTGGCCGATGTTTGTCAGTGCCTGGCTCAGCGGCGAGATGTCGCCGGATGCCGGCGGCTTGTTGCGCTGGCCAGTGAAATTGCTGATCCCGGTCGGATTCGGTTTGCTGGCATTGCAGGGCGTAGCTGAATTGATTAAAAACATTGCTTTCCTCGCCGGTTATGGCCCGGCCAAGGAGCGCACAGCATGAGTATGGAGTGGATGGCCCCCGCCATGTTTGCGGGACTGGTGATCGTGCTGTTGATGGGTTACCCGGTTGCATTTTCGCTGGCGGCGAATGGGCTGCTGTTTGCCATCATTGGTATTCAGTCGGGTTACTTCGATATGAGCCTGATGCAGGCACTGCCAGAGCGCGTGCTCGGCATCATGGCGAATCAGACCTTGCTGGCAATTCCGTTCTTTACCTTCATGGGTCTGATCCTGGAGCGCAGCGGCATGGCCGAGGAGTTGCTCGATAGCGTAGGTCAGTTGTTCGGTGCAATCCGCGGCGGACTGGCTTACGCGGTGATTTTCGTTGGCGCTTTGCTGGCCGCTACCACCGGCGTGGTGGCGGCTTCGGTGATTGCGATGGGGCTGATATCACTGCCTATCATGGTGCGTTACGGTTATGATACGCGGTTGGCGACGGGCGTCATTGCCGCCTCGGGGACACTGGCGCAAATTATCCCGCCTAGTCTGGTGCTGATTGTATTGGCTGATCAGTTAGGCGTGTCGGTGGGTGATTTATACAAGGGCGCACTGGTGCCGAGTCTGGTGCTGACCGGGTTATATGTGTTGTTTGTATTCATGGTTACACTGATCAAACCGGCCGCTGCACCAGCCTTACCACTCTCCGCACGTACTGTGCGTGGCTGGGCATTATGGCGCAGCGCGATGCTGGCGATATTGCCACCGTTGTTGCTGATTTTTCTGGTGCTGGGCACGATATTCCTGGGTTGGGCGACGCCTACCGAGGGTGGCGCCATGGGCGCTGCGGGTGCACTGTTGCTGGCCTGGGTGAAACGCCGTTTGCCGCTGGCTATGTTAAAGCAGGCCATGGATACCACCACGCGCTTATCCAGTTTCGTGCTGTTCATTCTCATCGGCTCTACCGTATTCAGTCTGGTGTTTCGCGGCGTGAATGGTGATCTGTGGGTGGAACATTTGCTGACGGGTCTGCCCGGCGGAGCGCTGGGTTTCCTGATTGTGGTGAATCTGCTGGTGTTCGTACTGGCGTTCTTCCTCGATTTTTTCGAGATTGCCTTTATCATCATTCCGCTACTGGCGCCTGTCGCCCAGAAGCTGGGTATCGATCTGGTCTGGTTCGGCGTGCTCATCGGCATTAATATGCAAACCTCGTTCATGCATCCGCCGTTCGGGTTTGCGCTGTTCTATCTGCGTAGCGTGGCGCCTAAGGAAATTAAAACCACTGATATCTACCGCGGCGCGATTCCGTTTGTGCTGATTCAATTGGCGATGGTGGTGCTGGTGATCGCTTTCCCGGGAATCACAGGTAGCACGGATCAGCAGACGTTAGCCAAAGGCGTAATCGAAGTACCTATGGAGCAGGATAGCTACGGTGATTATTATTTGCCGAAGGAGTGGCGTTAAGGGGTAGGTGCATGCAGCATGTTTTAATTATTCATGAAGTCGAGGATTATCCGGCATGGAAGGCTGTTTTTGATCAGGCGGCAGGGATCAGAAAACAGGCCGGTGAAATCAGCTACCAGTTGTTGCGCTACGATAACGATGCGAACAATATTGTGCACTTTTCCGCATGGACGTCACTGGAGAGTGCCCGAAGTTTCTTTGAGTCACAGGAGTTGGTGGAAATCAGAATAAAGGCCGGCGTGAAAGCGCCAGCCTTTATTTATCTGCAGGAGTTGGAGCGAGGTGTGCTGTAGCTTATGGGCTTGTTACAGCCCCAGTGCTCGCGCACCCTGATAAAACGCAAAGCTTACCACCCATGCCAGTCCCAGCGGCCAGGCTACGGCGATTACAGTAAACCAGTTGCTTTTGGATTCCTGCTTGAGCACGGCGACAGTAGACAGGCAAGGGGTATAAATCAGCGTAAACAGCATGAAGCTGTAGGCTTGTACCCAGTCCAGTTGGCTGGCGATAATGCCTGACAGATTGCTTTGCCCGGCACCATAGATCACGGCAAGTGCTCCGATGACGATTTCCTTGGCGATGAAACCGAATAACAACGCGACGGACAGTAAACGGTCAACACCCAGCGGCGCGAAGATCGGTTCCATCCAGCTCGCCAGTTGTCCGGCCAGTGTGGTCGGGCTGGCAGGGGGTACGTCAAATGGGTAATGCGTTAGCGCCCAGACGATAATAACGCCGGCAATAATGAAGCCGGAAGCGCCGCGGATGAAATGGCCGGACTGTTGCCAGCCTTGTGCCAGCAGTTGCTTGAAGGTGGGGAAGCGGTATGGTGGCAGTTCCAGTAATAGTGGCTCATGGCTGCGGTATTTGCCGCGCCATACCATGGCGGTTAGAAACGCCATCAGGAAGCTCATCAGGTACAGCGAAAACATCACCATTGCGGCAGCGCGCGGCGCGAAGATGGCGGTGGTGAAGAATAAAAATACCTGCAGCCTGGCCGAACACAGCGAAAACGGTATCACCATCATGGTCAGTAGCCGTAACGCGCGTGAACGCATGACGCGAGTCCCCATCAGCGCGGGTACGTTGCAACCAAATCCCATCAGCTGCATTACGAATGAGCGCCCGTCCAGCCCCATTTTGGCCATGATGGCATCCATCAGGTATGCGGCACGGGCCAGATAGCCGCTGTCTTCGATGATCGCCATAAACATGAAAAATACGATGATGATAGGCAGAAAGGTCAGTACCGTGCCGACACCGTCAAACAAGCCCTCAACAATGAAACTCTTGAGGGCTGCAGGCGCGTGGCTTAGCGCAGGGACCAGGATAGCGTTCTTGAATTGGTCCAGCAGCCAGCCAGTAGCGTCCTGCAGCGGTGTGCCGATGCCATACACCAGCTGGAACAGCAAAAATACGGTAATGAAAAACAGCGGCAGGCCCAGCCAGGGGTGCAGTAAAACTTTGTCCAGGCGGCGGCTGAGATCGGGTGGCAGTGTAATGGGTGTAGTAACCGTATCGCTGACGATGCGATCAAGCTCTGCCTCGATATTGTCGTCCTGATTAAAGGCTGCAGTGTTCGCGTGTATGGCCTGCGGCTGCTTGTGTAGCAGTGTTTCAATGGCAGTGCGTACGCTACCAAAACCTTGACCGTACTTCGCGCTTATCATGGTTACAGGTACGCCAAGATCAGCGGAGAGCCGTTCCAGATCAATTTTGACACCCATCTGCTTGGCTTCGTCTGCCATGTTGAGCACCAGGGTCAGTGGCAGTTTGAGTGATTTGAGCTGCAATAGTAGCGCGAGCTGGCGATCGAGCTGGGTGGCGTTGAGGATGACGGCCAGACCGTTCACTGCTTGCGATTCGAGGAAGTGACGCACGACCTGTTCGTCGTCGGAAAAGCCATGCAGGTTGTATATGCCCGGTAAATCGACGATTTCCACCATGCTGCCGGCTAACAGGACTTTGGCAGAGAGTAAATCGACTGTTATGCCTGGCCAGTTACCTACGCGGGCGCCAGCACCTGTCAAGCGATTGAAAAAAGTCGATTTGCCGGTATTGGGCATTCCAAGCAGGGCGATGCGTTTCATGATGGTTTTTTAAGCGCTTAGCTGAATGTTGATTTTAGACGCATCAATGCGACGGATCATGAGCTCGGTATGTCCTACCCGGATTTGCAAGGGGCCTTGCCATGGAGCAATACGTATCACTTCGACGCGACGACCCAGACGTAAGCCCAGGGCTGACATGCGTCTGGTTAATTCCGCTCCGGCTTCAATAGCTGTGATGGTGCCGCTTTGATTGGGGTGCAGATGATCAAGTGAAGTATGCATTTTTTCTTAAATGAGAAAGATTCTTATTTATATCATGCCAAAGTTGAATTCGCAAGTTTGAAATGTGGTTATTTGTAACATATAACTAGGATGATAAGTCTGGCCTGGGTATTGCTTAGTATTAATCACATGCTTAAGTTATTGGGGAAATAGAATGTCCGCTATTCCAGTCAAATCTTCTTACGCTGAACCACTGCCTAATGTGCCGTTGCACCGCCATATTTGTCAACAGTTGCAGCAGCATTATCAAGCGCTGCGTCATCAGCATATGCGCGATATGTTTGCGGAGGATCCGCAGCGCTTTGAGCGCTTCTCTTTGCAAGTGGGGGATTTGTTCCTGGATTACTCCAAAAATCGGATTAACAGTGAAACCATGGCGTTATTGGTTAAGCTGGCAGAGGAAGCCGACATAACCGGTTGGCGTGATCGCATGTTCGGTGGCGAGAAAATCAACAATACCGAAAATCGTGCTGTGTTGCATGTGGCTTTGCGCAATCGCAGTGATCGGCCAGTCTGGGTCGATGGTGTAGATGTGATGCCAGATGTGCGCGCGGTCATTGATAAGATGGCAGCGTTTGCCGAGCAGGTGCGCGAAGGTGCATGGCTTGGATACAGCGGTAAACGCATTACTGACGTCGTCAATATCGGTATCGGTGGATCAGATCTGGGACCGCAGATGGTGTATCAGGCGCTCAAGCCGTATCGTCATCCCGATCTGAAAGTGCATTTCATTTCCAATGTGGATGGAACGCATGCTGAAGAAGCGCTGGAAGCACTCAACCCGGAAACGACGCTGTTCATTATTTCTTCAAAAACCTTCACGACACAGGAAACCATGACTAACGCATTCTTTACGCGGAGCTGGTTTTTGCAACATGCACAATTAGAGTGCCATATTGCGCGCCATTTTGTGGCAGTTTCGACTAACCGGGATGCGGTGGTGGCATTTGGCATCGATGCGGCGCAGATGTTCGAATTCTGGGATTGGGTGGGTGGGCGCTATTCGTTATGGTCGGCCATCGGTTTGTCCATTGTGCTGGCCATCGGTCATGAAAACTTTCTCGCGCTGTTGCAGGGTGCACATGACATGGATGAGCATTTTCAGCATGCACCGCTGGCGCAGAATATGCCGGTGATCATGGCTATGCTGGGTGTCTGGTATAACAATTTTTTCGGGGCTGAGTCGCAGGTGATTTTGCCCTATGACCATTATCTGCGCAGTCTGCCAATGTATCTGGAGCAGGCAGATATGGAAAGTAACGGCAAATCCGTCGACCGTAATGGTCAGGTGGTTGATTATGCGACCGGTGCTATCGTCTGGGGGGCAAGCGGGATTAATGGTCAGCATGCGTTTTATCAGCTGATCCATCAGGGTACGAAATTGATCCCGGCGGATTTTATTGTGTCGATGCAGTCACACAGTAGCCTGCAGTCGCATCATGATATTTTAGTGGCGAATTTCCTGGCGCAAACCGAAGCATTGATGCGCGGTCGTACTCTGGAGGAAACGCAGTCCAGCGTAACTGATCAGGCTTATCTGGCACAAAAAGTCTTTGCCGGGAATCATCCGAGTAATGCCTTGCTGGTGAATCAATTAACCCCTCATGCTCTTGGGATGCTGTTAGCTGCATACGAACATAAAATTTTTGTCCAAGGCGTTATCTGGAACTTGAATTCTTTCGATCAATGGGGCGTAGAATTAGGTAAACAGCTGGCGAAGCAGATATTGCCTGAGCTGAGTCTGCATGATGCGGTAACGTCGCACGATGCATCGACTAACGGGCTGATTAATTACTATCACCGTTGGCGTAAGGCAAGTTAACCATGGGTGGATGATGCAAACTACAGTCCGGTGGGGTGATCCTCATAATTACTTTAAAACAAAAACAGCACACATCATTGCGGGAGATGTCGGCGGGACGAAAAGCTGGCTGGTGTGGTTTACGCAGGCTGCACATCAACCATCGCGAGTATTGTTTGAACAGCGTTACGAAAGTGCGAAATTTGGCAGCGCCAGTGAAATGCTGCGCACGTTCATGGCAGAAGCCGGACGCACACTAGCGCCGGATAGTGTGTGTCTGGCATTGCCGGGGCCGGTCGAGCAGCGTCGCGTGACACTGACCAATCTTGATTGGGTGGTGGATGCGGATGAACTCGGCAAAGATCTGGGAATAGCGGACGTTCGTTTCGTTAATGATTTTCAGGCCGCGGCTGCCGGGGTAGCGACACTGCATAAGCATGATTATGAGGTACTTAATTCCGGTTTGACCCGGTTGGGCGCAACGCGGGTGATTACTGGAGCGGGAACAGGTTTGGGGCTGGCCTGGATGCAAGCGGATCAGCATGGTGAGTATCAAACTTTTGCTACTGAAGGAGGTCATATAGATTTTGCACCCGCCAACGCGCAACAGTGCGAGTTGTTAGCGTGGATGGCAGAACACCTGGACAAACAAAAGGCGGTGCATGTGTCATGGGAGCGGATGTTATCCGGCGCAGGACTGGAAGCATTGTATCAATATCAGCACTGGTCTATTACCGGACAAGTGGAAGTGGTAAAAATGGATGCCGCACGGATTCATAGTGCTGCGCTACAAAATGAGCCAATTGCATTGGCCGCGGTACAGTTATTTACGGATATCTATGCGGCCTGGATAGGAAATCTGGCATTGCTGTATCAACCGCGCGGGGGGCTGTATATCGCGGGGGGAATGGCGATCCATTTGCAAGCGTGGCTCAAAGCTGAGCGATTCTTGCATATAGCAGCGGATAAAGGGCGTATGGCATCACTCGTGTGGCAAACGCCTGTTTATCTGATAACGAACCCGCGCCTTGGCGTTCAGGGGGCGATGAAGATTGCAACTGGTTGATTAGTTGGGTCGTAGCTAAATAATAAGGAGAAGTAGGATGACAATGACGAAACACGAACAAGGCAAACTGTACCGTTATTATACTGAACCTAAAATGGTGACAGAGTTAACGCGCAGAACGTTGGTGCTGGTATTGGCGGGAGGTGAAGGTTCCCGTCTGAAAAATTTGACAGCCTGGCGTGCCAAGCCTGCTGTGCCTTTTGGCGGAAAATATCGCATCATTGATTTTGCCTTATCCAATTGTGTTAATTCCGGTTTACGCCGTATCGGCGTTCTGACCCAGTACAAATCCCATTCTTTAATTCGCCATTTGCAGCGTGCATGGAGTTTTATGCGTGCCGAGATTGGCGAATTTGTGGAAATTCTCCCCGCCCAGCAGCGCACCCATAAAAAAGAATGGTATCAGGGCACTGCTGATGCGTTGTTCCAGAATCTGGATATCGTGCGGCGCCATGATCCGCAGTACGTCATTGTGCTCGGTGGTGATCATATCTATACCATGGACTATTCCGCGATGCTGCTGCGCCATGCTGAAACGGGAGCGGATTTTACTGTAGGTTGCATTGAAGTGCCATGTGAAGAAGCCTCTGAATTTGGTGTGATGTCAGTCGATGAAAACATGCGCATTACCAAGTTTACGGAAAAACCGGCCGAGCCGGAGGAGATACCAGGCAAACCGGGCATCGCGCTGGCTTCAATGGGTATCTATATCTTCTCCACCGAGGCGTTGTTCAAAATTCTGGATGACGATGCAAATAAGCTTGGTTCATCACATGACTTTGGCAAAGATATTATTCCAGCCAATATCCATACTTCACTTGCTGTCGCTTACCCGTTCCGTAATGAAGATGGCGAACCTGGCTATTGGCGCGATGTCGGCACCGTGTTTTCCTACTGGAAAGCCAATATGGAATTATGCGAGATTGATCCCGAGCTGAATTTGTATAACCGCGACTGGCCGATCTGGACTTATCAGCCGCAGTCAGCGCCTGCCAAGTTTATCTTCGATGACGAAGGGCGACGTGGTGAGGCAATAGATTCGCTGATTTCTGCCGGTTGCATTATTTCAGGCGCACGGGTAAAGCGCTCGGTGGTGTTCTTCGGTTGCCGCATTGAGAATTTCAGTCTGGTAAAAGACTGCGTGATCCTGCCTAAAGTCTCCATCGGCAAAAATTGCCGGATTACCCGTGCAGTGATTGATAAGGCCTGTGATGTCCCTGACAACACCGTGATCGGGGAAAATCTGGAAGAGGATGCAAAGCGTTTCCATGTGACCAAGGAAGGTATCATTCTGGTGACACCAGAAATGCTGGGCCAACATTTATATCGTTAAGCGGAGTTGGACATGATAGACAGTCGATTAAATGTGGTGTTGTGCTGGCACATGCATCAGCCCTATTACCGTAAAGGTCTGACAGGCGAATATCAGC encodes the following:
- the yjgA gene encoding ribosome biogenesis factor YjgA, which translates into the protein MEEFEDEIPVISKSEIKRQMTALQKLGEELVALPKGKLDKLDLPETLRDAIDAAKRITAHGGLSRQKQYIGRLMRIVDAQPIAEQLEKWRNHHSDENAVFHQMEHWRTRLIADDNALTLFIADHPSADVQQLRNLIRNARKEASQQQPPKSSRALFKLIRGIIEQDHPELATDAADNDEDSEEA
- the pmbA gene encoding metalloprotease PmbA yields the protein MSDQFSHTKNELQSLVQDMLDYAKQQGASASAAEASEGMGQSVTVRKGEVETIEYNRDKGIGITVYIGQRRGNASTSDFSRQALLDTVDKALTIARYTAEDEFAGLPDSDRLATEFPELDLFHPWTQSIEDAIAMAGACEAAALAADTRISNSEGGSVNTQNSLFVYGNSLGFSAGYPTSRHGVSCAVIAESEQGMQRDYWYTSARRAEDLLSAEEVGRRAGERTVRRLDGRKVKTCQVPVLFEAPIAAGLISSFVSATSGSSLYRKSSFLLDSLGQSIFPEWLQISERPHLLRGLASSPFDNEGVATVDREVIKDGVLQGYFLGSYSARKLGMQTTGNAGGSHNLLVSSTGEDFAGLLKKMGTGLLVTELLGHGTNMVTGDYSRGAAGFWVENGVIQYPVEEITIAGNLKQMFKDIVAIGTDTETRGSKQTGSILIAQMTVAGD
- a CDS encoding TRAP transporter small permease subunit — encoded protein: MQALWRVAQGIDALNEWVGRSIKWLVLLATLISAGNALVRYGLGESSNAGLEIQWYLFGALFLLGAGYTLKHNGHVRIDFIHGRLSPRAQAWLEIVGTVLFLLPFALLIIWFGWPMFVSAWLSGEMSPDAGGLLRWPVKLLIPVGFGLLALQGVAELIKNIAFLAGYGPAKERTA
- a CDS encoding TRAP transporter large permease, encoding MSMEWMAPAMFAGLVIVLLMGYPVAFSLAANGLLFAIIGIQSGYFDMSLMQALPERVLGIMANQTLLAIPFFTFMGLILERSGMAEELLDSVGQLFGAIRGGLAYAVIFVGALLAATTGVVAASVIAMGLISLPIMVRYGYDTRLATGVIAASGTLAQIIPPSLVLIVLADQLGVSVGDLYKGALVPSLVLTGLYVLFVFMVTLIKPAAAPALPLSARTVRGWALWRSAMLAILPPLLLIFLVLGTIFLGWATPTEGGAMGAAGALLLAWVKRRLPLAMLKQAMDTTTRLSSFVLFILIGSTVFSLVFRGVNGDLWVEHLLTGLPGGALGFLIVVNLLVFVLAFFLDFFEIAFIIIPLLAPVAQKLGIDLVWFGVLIGINMQTSFMHPPFGFALFYLRSVAPKEIKTTDIYRGAIPFVLIQLAMVVLVIAFPGITGSTDQQTLAKGVIEVPMEQDSYGDYYLPKEWR
- a CDS encoding antibiotic biosynthesis monooxygenase — its product is MQHVLIIHEVEDYPAWKAVFDQAAGIRKQAGEISYQLLRYDNDANNIVHFSAWTSLESARSFFESQELVEIRIKAGVKAPAFIYLQELERGVL
- the feoB gene encoding ferrous iron transport protein B gives rise to the protein MKRIALLGMPNTGKSTFFNRLTGAGARVGNWPGITVDLLSAKVLLAGSMVEIVDLPGIYNLHGFSDDEQVVRHFLESQAVNGLAVILNATQLDRQLALLLQLKSLKLPLTLVLNMADEAKQMGVKIDLERLSADLGVPVTMISAKYGQGFGSVRTAIETLLHKQPQAIHANTAAFNQDDNIEAELDRIVSDTVTTPITLPPDLSRRLDKVLLHPWLGLPLFFITVFLLFQLVYGIGTPLQDATGWLLDQFKNAILVPALSHAPAALKSFIVEGLFDGVGTVLTFLPIIIVFFMFMAIIEDSGYLARAAYLMDAIMAKMGLDGRSFVMQLMGFGCNVPALMGTRVMRSRALRLLTMMVIPFSLCSARLQVFLFFTTAIFAPRAAAMVMFSLYLMSFLMAFLTAMVWRGKYRSHEPLLLELPPYRFPTFKQLLAQGWQQSGHFIRGASGFIIAGVIIVWALTHYPFDVPPASPTTLAGQLASWMEPIFAPLGVDRLLSVALLFGFIAKEIVIGALAVIYGAGQSNLSGIIASQLDWVQAYSFMLFTLIYTPCLSTVAVLKQESKSNWFTVIAVAWPLGLAWVVSFAFYQGARALGL
- a CDS encoding FeoA family protein, whose product is MHTSLDHLHPNQSGTITAIEAGAELTRRMSALGLRLGRRVEVIRIAPWQGPLQIRVGHTELMIRRIDASKINIQLSA
- the pgi gene encoding glucose-6-phosphate isomerase produces the protein MSAIPVKSSYAEPLPNVPLHRHICQQLQQHYQALRHQHMRDMFAEDPQRFERFSLQVGDLFLDYSKNRINSETMALLVKLAEEADITGWRDRMFGGEKINNTENRAVLHVALRNRSDRPVWVDGVDVMPDVRAVIDKMAAFAEQVREGAWLGYSGKRITDVVNIGIGGSDLGPQMVYQALKPYRHPDLKVHFISNVDGTHAEEALEALNPETTLFIISSKTFTTQETMTNAFFTRSWFLQHAQLECHIARHFVAVSTNRDAVVAFGIDAAQMFEFWDWVGGRYSLWSAIGLSIVLAIGHENFLALLQGAHDMDEHFQHAPLAQNMPVIMAMLGVWYNNFFGAESQVILPYDHYLRSLPMYLEQADMESNGKSVDRNGQVVDYATGAIVWGASGINGQHAFYQLIHQGTKLIPADFIVSMQSHSSLQSHHDILVANFLAQTEALMRGRTLEETQSSVTDQAYLAQKVFAGNHPSNALLVNQLTPHALGMLLAAYEHKIFVQGVIWNLNSFDQWGVELGKQLAKQILPELSLHDAVTSHDASTNGLINYYHRWRKAS
- a CDS encoding glucokinase, whose protein sequence is MMQTTVRWGDPHNYFKTKTAHIIAGDVGGTKSWLVWFTQAAHQPSRVLFEQRYESAKFGSASEMLRTFMAEAGRTLAPDSVCLALPGPVEQRRVTLTNLDWVVDADELGKDLGIADVRFVNDFQAAAAGVATLHKHDYEVLNSGLTRLGATRVITGAGTGLGLAWMQADQHGEYQTFATEGGHIDFAPANAQQCELLAWMAEHLDKQKAVHVSWERMLSGAGLEALYQYQHWSITGQVEVVKMDAARIHSAALQNEPIALAAVQLFTDIYAAWIGNLALLYQPRGGLYIAGGMAIHLQAWLKAERFLHIAADKGRMASLVWQTPVYLITNPRLGVQGAMKIATG
- the glgC gene encoding glucose-1-phosphate adenylyltransferase, giving the protein MTMTKHEQGKLYRYYTEPKMVTELTRRTLVLVLAGGEGSRLKNLTAWRAKPAVPFGGKYRIIDFALSNCVNSGLRRIGVLTQYKSHSLIRHLQRAWSFMRAEIGEFVEILPAQQRTHKKEWYQGTADALFQNLDIVRRHDPQYVIVLGGDHIYTMDYSAMLLRHAETGADFTVGCIEVPCEEASEFGVMSVDENMRITKFTEKPAEPEEIPGKPGIALASMGIYIFSTEALFKILDDDANKLGSSHDFGKDIIPANIHTSLAVAYPFRNEDGEPGYWRDVGTVFSYWKANMELCEIDPELNLYNRDWPIWTYQPQSAPAKFIFDDEGRRGEAIDSLISAGCIISGARVKRSVVFFGCRIENFSLVKDCVILPKVSIGKNCRITRAVIDKACDVPDNTVIGENLEEDAKRFHVTKEGIILVTPEMLGQHLYR